Proteins from a genomic interval of Quercus robur chromosome 9, dhQueRobu3.1, whole genome shotgun sequence:
- the LOC126699327 gene encoding uncharacterized protein LOC126699327: MIHRERERERIQRHFFLFPKTQKTENREMASNPSLRPEIGPDGLAREAPVFAYTEKIIEEEQIQLKKYIEENYTKIRDVEREFANLSMELKLTAGPKKAALEHLRKKIEMSTEKIRLAKLKEEQARKVWEAASQAVKDEEAIKQKLCDDLSQLVEESSSTQFSRLEELKRRLEALNPSRSSTSVPFDGKSVGPPQNTTVTNDSVPQSTEPLAGVTANVPNQGNGGNVTEMNGQNQQPSTEGEGRGRKKSQFQGRGKGIGAVPKGRGSPAPGWTGAGFDVDGRT, from the exons ATGAtccatagagagagagagagagagagaatccaacgccatttctttttgtttccaaaaacaCAGAAAACAGAAAACAGAGAAATGGCTTCGAATCCTTCGCTCCGACCCGAGATTGGACCCGATGGCCTCGCTCGTGAAGCTCCCGTCTTTGCCTACACCGaaaag ATAATTGAGGAAGAGCAGATTCAGTTAAAGAA ATACATTGAAGAAAATTATACCAAAATTCGTGATGTTGAAAGAGAATTTGCAAATCTCTCGATGGAGCTGAAACTCACCGCCGGGCCAAAAAAAGCAG CACTTGAAcatttgagaaagaaaatagaaatgtcAACGGAGAAAATTCGTCTTGCGAAGCTGAAGGAAGAACAAGCACGAAAG GTGTGGGAAGCAGCTTCACAGGCTGTGAAGGATGAGGAAGCAATCAAGCAGAAGCTATGTGATGACTTGAGCCAATTG GTTGAAGAAAGCAGTAGCACACAGTTTTCTAGACTGGAGGAATTAAAAAGACGACTAGAAGCCTTGAACCCGAGTAGATCATCCACCTCTGTCCCTTTT GATGGGAAATCAGTGGGACCACCCCAAAATACCACAGTTACAAATGATTCAGTTCCTCAGTCAACAGAACCACTTGCTGGAGTTACTGCAAATGTCCCTAATCAAGGAAATGGTGGAAATGTTACAGAGATGAATGGGCAAAATCAACAACCTTCTACTGAGGGAGAAGGACGAGGGAGGAAGAAAAGTCAGTTCCAAGGAAGAGGAAAGGGAATCGGGGCTGTGCCTAAGGGTAGAGGATCTCCCGCACCTGGCTGGACTGGGGCTGGGTTTGATGTGGATGGTAGAACATAG